gtggCACACACGGCGGTTGCTGCATTCTGAGTTCTGAGCCTTGTTTGATGCGACGGCCGTGATAAGGCGACAATTGTCAACAATTTTATTAGCCCGACTGTGGTCCACTGTCCACCGTCTAAGCCAATCACTAAAATGGCCAGCTCTGTCCATTTCGAGCCGCTTTTAAAGTTCGCTTTTGCCGTATTCCATTGGAAAAGTTTCTACTAGTTTGTCGTTTTGTTCTCTTTGCCGCGCACACACATATCACGCAATTTGTTTTGGATTTTTTGTGcgatttcggtttttgtttttcatttgccGTCTGATTGCAAATTGTCTCTAGTTTCGTCGAGTTTCAGCTACGATTTGGCAAATCGTGTGTGTTTCGCAGGCCGAACTTTTCTTGCTGAAGTATATGGAATCTATTGGAGCCTTGAGCACATTAGTGGGTGAAAAGAGGTCAGCAGATACCCCTCAAATCACTTTCTTGAAAGTTTACCATAAAATATGATGGAAACAGCATATAGATTTTAGTTCGACTAACAATGCCCAGGGACACAAGCAATGGAATATCTCTTTGACCATCTAAAATAATCAGATGGACATGGGTAGTAATCCCAATTTTACGCTACGAGCAacgtttttaattattttccaaagttataaaattattttttatgttcACTGCTGCCACATCGATTTTTTTGACGTCCGGCAATTTTAAATGACATTCTGAGGTTTTATTCATGGCTCAAACATGCAGTCCGCGCAAATGAAATGTAATGCGCATACATGGAGCAGacattaattaaaatagttAAGTGAACATTTTTAAACGTACTGCTCtcctttttcattttcagtCTACGGCAAGCGGGTGATTTCGCGTTCCTGCTTTTACGAGGACATGGACGACTCGGCGGACAAGTGCGCCAATGACCAGACATCGTCCTACATAAAAACCGTCTACTGCCGCACCTGCACCACGGACGGATGCAATGGAGCCAGTGGCGCCACTCCACGAGTCCTGCTGCTCATGCTGCCCCTGTTGCTGGCAACAGCCTTCCGGCACTTGTCGCTGTGCAAATGAGCCAAAGGATCTGGCCCGGACTTAACTGCGGGACTTCAGGCTGAAGTTGAACTGGCCGGGAATTTCGGTGCTTAGCCCGGACTTAACTGAATTTCTTCAACAAGTTTTAGTCACTTTGCCCTCACGAATATGCACAAATCACAGACGAACAGGATGCCCCGGTTAGGGAAGCCCGTCCATCGGGGTCACCCTTTCGACATCATCCGCGTAAATGTTACTGGGTCACCTCAGCCACGAAAAAGCAAACAGTTACTCGTAGTCAGTACCCTACACCCATCATAAATCACTCGATCACACTTAACTTTGTTGTAATATGTAATATCATGTAATATCTTTATTATTGTATTTGTAATTGAACGGACAGAGCCTAAGGGCGCTGCCTGAacgtatataaataaatcgtAATTAGATGGTATGCCAGAAGTGGATTTATTATATTGTTCGGATTGCTAATAACTTGAATTAGAAAAggattttaaaacaaataaaataagcaGCAAAGCTactgtttttaaatttaaatttgagcGTGGTTCTAGGAATCGCCTTTACTTTTTTGATATTGGTCAATCGGAGAGAAGATAAAGTACATATGTTGCTTTCCCGAAGTTAGGTATCCAAATTCAGTTGGCCTTGAAACACCTAGCACTCCTACAACAACATCCGAAATGTGGCAAGGACACAAGGAAAAGCCCACTTCCACCCGTTCGATGGCCAGGGAAGTAGTCCACCCTGAGAGGCCTTTGCCGCCGTGGAGTCGACTTCTGGAGCACAATGCCGAAGGTTGTCTGCGGAAGAGAAGTGGGGAAAAGGAGGAGCACTACGAGGTGGAGATCTCCAACCACTTGTGGTCACTCTGGGGCAGCACACAGCAAGTGAAACCCGGGGAAAACAGTTCCTCGTCGGAGGCCGCTTCCGGAAGTACCTCGCCTCCTGGCCAGGCATTGGCATGTTGCGTGCTAGCCTGTTGCGCAGGCAGTTATCAGTCCTTGGATTCCTGGAACTCCAGCGCGCTGGACAAGATCATGTCGAATGGGCGGTGCTACTATGACGAAAGCTTGGCGACCAGGCAACATTGGAATCGTACAGGACAGCTCTGCCTGGAGTGCCTGAACACCACCTGCTTCCTCGATGGTCACGAGTTTTGGGTGGACATCGAAAAGCTCTGTACCGGCAAATTGTACAGCAGAACCAAGAGCCTGGGATCCGCACTGAGTAAGTTCTTCGGCCAGCATCTGCAAACGGGAATTCTTCAGCTGAGGGATCAGGCTCTGGCCTTTGGGTTTATCCCAGAATTTGCCTCCGGAGGAGCCTTCTTCCtcttccactgccaggcgAGGGGAAGGCCCCTTTTCAAGGACTGCGAAAGTGCCCCGTATGTGCTCAGGATGCGaaagctgcagcagctgctctACTGCATGCTCATCACGTTGGACGAGAGGCGCCACAATGTGCCCTTCAGGATCTACAAGGTGGGATGTGTGCCCCGTGCTAATTAGCTGGATGTGGCCAATGCATATTCACCCCATAAAATTTAATCGCACCAGGTCActgaattaaataattaaaattatagtGCACTATTAAGGCCTAAAACCCATCATATTGATAGATACACAAATGTACAGTGCCTGAGAAGGTGAGTGACATCAGCCCGattatactatatatactatactatatgggTGCACATAGTCACCGACTTGAGCTAACGTAACCCACGTTAAGTATACACTTTGCCAGGCAAATCAAGAGTAATTGTGTCACATCACTGCGCTTGACATTGCATTTGATTTGAGGAGCGTTCGTTTGCCTTCTTCATGGTGCGGTGCTGTTTGTATCCACATGCATGGCCTGCAAGCGGAAATGAGTTCAGTCTTTCATTCAATTGGCGAAATTCGTTAATTGGCAACCACGCAAATTCAAAATATCCGCAAAACTCCCTTTTCGCGAATCGCAATGACATTTGACCCGTCAATTGAGCGTAGGATTTGCTGGGCTTAAAGACTGGATGCTAAGACAGATTGCTACTAAATTCGGGGGCCGCCTGGTAGCGTGATAATTTCATTatgctttaattaaaatcgcaTAAAACCAGCGGTGTGTATAAATAAAGTTTGTCACATGGCACGAAATGCGAAGGCTGtcataaaaaagaaaaacacttaCAACATCGAGTGAAATAacgcaaaataaatatataaaatgggTGGCAGCTAGGCTTTTGGCCATTTAAACTTGTCGCACggcttttatttgttttggcttttagttttatttttgttgttgccgctttCGGCGTGTGTTGTTGGCTGGCGAAAATGTCGTACAGAGTTTCCAATAAAACTGGCCATTTATCATGGCGCAGCCGCTTTGGAAAATATATTGAGAATCGACAATCGAAtgttacgcatacgccccggAGGGCAGCTGTTGGCTGTTGAtcgctgcgcatgcgcagtCAGTGACTCGAATGCGGTTTCCACCGATCAGGCCTTAACCCCGGCCATTCTTGGCCCGATCCATACCGATCCGATTCGATCCGACCCAACCGATTCCATTGGCGAGCTGGCGGGTGCGTGCGCGTTTTTCACGCTCTGTCAACTTTTGGGCATGGAACTACTGGGAGGAGGAGCAACTGAGCCGCAGATTAGTGTCAAGATTTGCATACGAAATCGTATATCTGCCAGGTGCGTGTGTCGCCAATTTGGTAGGAGTGTTGCCAAATTTGGCTAATTCCGCCGAGCTGCGTTTGCCAAATGTTGTGCCACTGAATCCTGCATCATGAATCATTTTCGCTGGCGATTTAACCATTTATGATGGCTGTTTGCATTCAGATCTAGATATGCCAACTGCCTAATGAGGGGGAAGTGTTTTGAGTGGATTAAATCACCTGAGGAGTGTCGTTGACCGATCGTCTCTTAGTTCACTAAAGCGGCTTCTTTTAATCTGctcaaattttccaattgcaaattaaaaattcgGCAGGAAAAGCTTTTTGTGGCTGACGTTGTGTCCCCGCTTAGCGATGTTGCAAACCACTCTGTTTTGGGGTGACCATGCCACACCAAATTGGTTTATATCACAGCTATTCAAATGTTGTAAACAAACTTACATATATAACTaattactttatttatttttatatcaaatttaagattataaaataataatttaacgTTTATCAGCAAGTTTTACTTTAAGGGTTGTTCTATCATCTTGTTTACATCATAACCAGTTTTCGAGCGTTTTCGGGGTAGCgaatgaaatttgaaattcaatACCTCGACATGAGCGTAGATGTAAGGGGTGTACAATTCTTTGTCAGTTTGGTTATGAACTACCAAAATGAATGCACAATGCTAGCACCAtctatgtatatttaatttgtatttgatATATGCTTATGGTAGGTATTAGTGTATGTTTAAAAGTCACACTTTAATATACAAGATATAGTAATTTAATTACATTACATCCGGgtacttataaataaagacGCACACCCAGCTAAGCCTGTTTACGTTGCTTGTTTTTCCAGCAAAGAACCAAAAGAAACGTCATCAATTGAGCTGCACTGCGCCCTCAATGAAATCGAAAAAAGGGCAAACGCTGGCCAAGCACAGAGCCGCCGAATGCGTGAGTCTGGCTGGCTGTCTGGTGGGCATCCATTGGATACGCCAGGAAATACAAAAAGTGCTGTGGCGACTAAGGGTTTCCCCAGAAGcgaggcaacaacaacagctgcagTGCGGGCAGCGACGCGACTGCGCTGCCAGCAACATTCAGTAGCAAGACTTTGGCACTCTGGCGAAGAAGCCTCGGCAACATCCACAGTCGTTCCTCGGCCGAGCAACCGTCTGCATCGCGCGCACTCTCGAAGCGATTTGGagcccatccatccatccaaccCTCGGAGGACCCAGTATTCGCCACCCAGCAGAGGCGCCACCAAGTCGCGTTCCGCATCCCCAAAGGATTCGCATAAACATTCCAAGAAAGCCATGTCAGCGGTGCCGATGAAAGCCTTTCTGGCTGGTCTCTTCCTGCTGGCCAATGCCTGGCACATCACAGGTGAGATGTGTTAAACGTCCAAAATAACAAAGTGTCGATCGGCAAACTGAAACGCTCTTAAGTCCCCTTGTAAACATAAAGCCCCCAAGAGGTGGTCTAATTATCCAGTTTTTCCAATGTGTGTGGTGCACAGAGAAAATTCTAAAAGCTCACTGGTTTTCAGAGTAAACACCCTTCTTAATTACAAAATGTACTCGAGATTCAGCATAATTTCGGACCACAATTTTCTTCTGTGCACCTGTAATTCCATCTGGCCCACAAGGTCGCGGATCCGCATAAAGTTTGAGGTGTGTTGGTTTTCATACTCAGAGCCCATGAATGAAATTTGTTTCCAATTTTCGCGCAATTTGTTTATGTAGTTTTTCCGGCGGCCATTTAGCGCTTTTCCCTTGCGgtgtttataaaaattctCAAAATTTGGCTTACAACTAAAAAAGTTTCAGGTGAAATCCATAAAATATACTTGGCAATTTATGTTTCGCTCGATTCGAAAGCGGATTTATGGACGACACTTAAAATGATGGGTCTGTTTTTATCTGTcgtaaacaaattaataaaggATGGGTGGAatataatgaaatattaataGGAGGCTATGTGGGCTTAAATATAGAAGCGCTCACTTGTATATTTTGCATTGAACACGTGTAGAAAGAGAAAAGACATTTGAAAATTATGAGCACTGTTATTTATTGCGAGCAGTTAGGCCATTTTAAAATTACACACTAAAGGTGAGAATAGTAgcatgtttttatttttctttttaaaaacaCAAGAATTAGTATAGTAATCCCGATTGTCTACATgccaaaaatgccaaaagttAGGTAAAATAATTTCTGTTGATCCATTTTCATAATATACTGCACATTTCCTCATCGCATACGGAACAAGTTCGTGGGTCATTGCTTCCTTGATGGACATCGTTTTCTATATATACACGTGCATATTCGCGTTTCGAGAATTTTCACGCTTTTCAATGATTGGCAACCTGCATGCcctataaatacaaatattcgCCCGACTGCCAGACATTTCGATATTTATTTCCACAGTCATTTCGGAACGGCCCACATGATTTGCCAAGCAGAATCCAAACGCCGAATGCAGTTTCCATATTTCCATGGCCCGTTGAATGCCTTTGAATCGCGCCTGATTTTAATGAGGGTGATTGAGAAATGGGCATTGTGATTGGGCCATTAGGCGGTGAATCGAAGCAGCAGCTCCGGCCCCCTGTTGCTCTCAATTAGCCTTTCCCGGTGTCCTGCAATTATCTAATTGCTCTATTTTTGCTTGCGTTTCAATCTGGGCTTACGAGATTCGGGGAGTGCGCATGTCAGAGTGGCGCCAGGATGTCGCCTGCTCCAGTTTCCCGCTGTCTTCGACATCTGGCATCCCGCATCCCCCGGAAATCTCTACCCGCACTTGGCAGGAAACTATGTCAGAGTCTGGCCGCCAGTTTGGGGGTTAGTTCTGCGCTTCCCGACTTGAATTGCGTAATTTGCGCCAACTGATAATGCAGGCAGATAAAAGTTTCGGGGTACCTTCGGCCAGGAAGCGGCGATTATCCTGACACACATCCGATCCGTATcgtattatatttgttattcTTGCGCTACATTTCGATGGGGGTGCTTTTGCTGATGCAAAGGCAGAGCTGTCGGTCCTCAGGGTGGAATGTTTCCAAAGGAACCCAGACAGGGCCGTGGAGTGCAACTTCCTTCAAAACAAGTCTCAGCTTTCAATTACCCCAGAACTGCTTTAAAAGAAGCCACACCAAGTCGGGCCATGTGCGTGACCTCAGCGAATGCTTTTAGAGTGTTAAGCGTGGGCGATAAAAAACCCTTGGACTGCGACCTTGGATGGCACTGGAAAAAAAGTGTTAGGACTATTTAAAGGGATATTTACTGAGAACATCAACTTTTGCAATATCCATTATTAAAGCCTAGAAAGAAAGCCTAAGTACTTTTTCCATGTGTAGCTGTGGGAAACAATCAATTACTCACACTACACAACTTAGAACTGTGCCAATTACCTGAAACTGTTCCACAGACCCCTGAACAAAGGAACCGAAAAAATACAAACGGTGTGGCATGGATTTTGCATATGTCCAGTCAATATAAGGCTGCCAAGCTTTTCCACCAACTGGCATCCAAGGTCACTGCAACTGGAGGCTTCGgagcgtatacgtaatatcgCCACCTCTAGCGTAATATCGTAATTTAGCTGGGAAaggaaaattataaatatgttaTAGTCAATATTTGACAGCCACCACTCCTTTGAGAAACCCCTTTCAAAACTGCTTGCCCTCAAGGTGACGTAGTTGAGCAACTGGACTCGTGGCATGTTTGCCTTCTCCTGTGGAAAACAGGCATGTCCTGGCATTTTCACAGGGCCGGACATGCAAAACTCTTTCAAGGACACGACCGACGATCTTGATTTACTGTCGCGCCAAATCACGCAACCTTATCAACACAAttagaggagtttccctcccCATTTCCCACATCATCTGGGCTCTTGGACTAATTAAATCATTTGTCTAATTCTATAAATAGTTGAGACTCATCCGAACACTTTGTTATATGAATTCTTATGTTAAAGGTgtgaaaatgtattttaatgTGCGAAATAAACGCGGTGAACggaagaaaaacaaattattatgaaaacaaaaataaacagaaacagaacagtaATATGTtcacaaaaggaaaaaaatcaaaaatacttACAGGCTGGAAAAGCGGAACCCATTTAAAGAAACTTTTTGTGTGTCGTTCATTATAAATCAACGCATTTAAAGTATTTAGATTGTTGTTTCGATATAAAAGGGCTAACTTGTCAAAGTAAAGGAAGAAAGGGGTGAAGTGatggcaaatatatatttctgcTTCAAATCTATCACGTACCTCTAGCATGAATGTgccataataatatttttttatgtaaAAAGTGCTTTCACTGGTACTTTACAATACATCATTTACTCGTCTTACCTCTTTTGTAAGACATTGATGTAATGCCTTTAAATGTGTATATTTGGTACTAAAACAACaatttactttattatttatagtTCAGTTTCCATCCATTACTTGGCAAGAGATACTTCATTCTCTGCTTCACAAATTTCGAATTACTTTAACAGCTTGAATTCggttacgtatacgtaataaaATTCGAATGAGGCGCCACATCGACTGGCCACGCATTCTCCGTTTTCGCAGTGGGCGACCGAAAAGGGGCGGCACATGAAGATGATGATGTCAACCTCTGACTGGAGTCCACCGAGGAGAGCCACACCAAACTGTGTCACCCTCgcttgtatttatttatttcgcaAACAAAGTTTCCTTTTTGGTGGAAAATATGACCCCATGAAAGGTCAACTTAAGCGTGTCACACTGATGGAGTTACTTCCCCTATATTTACAGCCGTAAATGAGCAGCACCAGAAGCATCACCTGCAGTGTTGGCACTGCAGCTCGGACACCATTGGGGCGGAGGACTTCTGCGACGTGACCTTCCAGGAGGACAACATTCCCACTGACCTGATCAAGGAGCGGAACATCAATCTGCTGAGGAGCTGCAACGGCACCATTAACTCCGATCACGAGCGGGCCGTTTGCCGCAAGACCGTGGAGGAAAGTGAGTAATCGGACCGAGGCACTTCCTCATGCTCATTGAACCTTAACAAGTCTAACAAATTCCAGATAATGGCAAGCTGATCACCAAGCGGTTCTGCTACTACACCAACAAATCAGATCCCGTGGAGCTGTGCAACATCACCAGTCCGGAGAAGAACGTGCGGCGGATATTCTGCGAGGACTGCCTCACCGATCGCTGCAACGGAGCCTTTGCAGGTGCATCCATTTTGgagatgctgctgctcctgcccaTCGCGGGCCTCATCCAACAGTTGGCCATCTAAGCAAAGGATCCCCAAGTCGATTTTCAGTTGGAACGTGATATTTTGCCTGGCTCTCGGGCCGAGCTGTTGCTGATTTACGTTTGCGTTTAGCTCGAATTAACTTAGTTTCGGGGACACTTGCCCCTCCACTCATTAGCTTACATTCAGATGGAAGTTTAGGGTTCGATTATAGGTTTATAGTTTGCCTGGCCGAGTGCCGATGTTTGCCAAGCTCAAAGCTCAAATTCCGAATGAAATCCAATTCAAACTTTTACCAAAGAACACAATACCATAACGAAAGAaactataaataaatgaaacaatAATCAGTAGAGATTAAACCCCCAAGCACAGTAAATACTCACTTATTAGTCTCTGTACAACATGATATTTTAATGTAAAGAACACAAGCCCTCACCTATGTAATTATCTCAGCAGCTAGACAAACAGAAACACACACTTAAAATCAAGGTATTAAAGCACTCGAATATACAAAACCGAATCACCGAATAAAGTTCGCACATAAATGGGTTGGACTTAGAGGAACTGGAGAAGGTCTATAATTGCGTCAACAAGTCGTTGCTTTGTGTTTTGATCCAGCCCCGGATAGAACTCCTCAATTTGGATGCTTTGCCAGAGTTTAGCCATGTATCCGCTGAATTCCTGGCTATTCTTTCCCCCACTTTTATATCGCTCGTAAAGCATCAACTCGGCTTCGACCATTGTAGCATAGGAATCCCGATTGCCGATGTACAGCTGGTAGAGAAGCGCGGCCAGCCTGGTGGATCCCTCCAGGGTGTACGTCCGACGAATCACTCCTTCCAGGACCCTAGTCAGTTGGTCTGGCTTAAGCACACAGTGGAGTTTCCGGGAATGCTGTCCTAAAGCCAACTGCCACTTGCCCAGCTCATGATCCTCGGATTGCAGGGCTCGCTGGAACAGATCAGAGCTGTTCAGGGTCTCCAGATGCTCGCGGATCTGTTCGCGGATGAGATAACCCTGCAGGTGATGACGAACCGTCACGTTTCTCTCCTTCCGGCACACCACATGCTGCAGCGTCTCCTCCAAATCCTCGATTTTGGCCACATCCCTGGGGTAGTCGGCTTTCAGTTTTCCCCACGTGGACACTACCAGAAAGAGCTGCTCGGTTACGGTGCCGTTGAAGTCCTCGATCAGCTGAAGCATCCGCTTGTTGTCATAGCTGATCACCTGCGTTCCCAACGTAGCATCAGACGGCATAAACAGCAGGGGGAATACTAAAAGCAACGTAGCAATCATCTCGGAACTCAAAATGCAACTGAACCAAAAGTAGCTGTGTTATCTTCGAACTCGGCTTATCAGCTTGAACCTATCGCAAAGTTCTCTCATGCCAAGATGAGCATCTACGTTTTCAAGAGAACTATGGCTTTAATACACAATTTATGGCTTTAGTATTATTTATAGTCCTATAGCCCCGCGTCCTGTTAGTAATTATATTACGTTCCCTTTTTTTCTGCCTATtgtaataaattttttttaagagTTTTATCATATGTCTTTTTGGAAAGCCAAGGAGACCCCAATTTGGTAGTACCATCAAAACTGTCAACAGATGGGTCTTCCAAAGTATGAAAGCCAGCCCGTGGAGAGTTACTGTCCTGCTTCCTGTTTACCACAATGACGGGAAACACTAATCCGAAATACATAGAAGTTAAATCCAATTAGACAACCTCCATACGAGACAATGCAACCCTCACTGATATCCTGCCGTTGTCCTTGTTCCTCGCTGTTCCAACACAGCCTTCCTTTCAGCCATTCTGAGCCCCATGTCTGCCCAGCCGGCCACatctaattaaatttatgcaaattattgGCCGTCCTTGTTGATTAGTGACACCCCATCTCATCCGTGCCTCATTAGGTTTCGATCGTGCTCAATGAGATTAGGGGCCAAAAGAATGTTTGCCAGCCTTGCCCACGTAAAGTCGTTCTACTTTTGGTGACATACTTTTGGGCGGAAGCTGAAATGGCTAGCGTGAGTTGGCTATCCTCTAGAAGCACTCAATTGTCTGGGGTATAATAATCATTTGCCACTTTGTACTGATTCCACAAATAAACGTGTAGATTCTGTCACTTTAGAGAACGAATGTTAATGATGAATCTACTTATGACTCATCGCAAACCCAGATCATTCTCAAAGATGTAGTATATTTAAGGGTAAGATACATTTTAATAACAAGTAAATGTGAAAATACAAAGCTGtgagaatattttttttttacaatatCAATATGCCTGCACATAAAGGCAATGCATATGAAACAAACAACTGACGTCACatccaaaatataaaaacaaggTAAAAACCGAAATAATAGCTTACAACCGGTTTTCTGAGGCGTAGAAACAATAATAGAAACAAGCACCAAATTCcactcaaaacaaaaacagagaacGCATTTTGAGACCCAAACTTTGAGTCGAGTTCATTATTTCAGAGGGACtttgctgctggagctgcgCTATTGCCGTTGTTACAACCACCAACGCCTCACAATTTCAGACGTGCAGCAGACATCGTTGACGGCGGTTGATAATCGTGCCTGACTTAAAAACATTCGTTTTCGAAAAGCAATTCCCACCACACTCGAAGTATTCGCGAAAATGGTGTCCGCTCTGAAATGCAGTTTGGCCGTGGCCGTTATGATCAGTCTGGCTTGTTCGGGTGCGTTGGCTTCGAAAGTGTTGTTTGTATTTAACGGAGTGCTTAAGGAGAGCAAGCTGACGGAAAATTA
This genomic stretch from Drosophila mauritiana strain mau12 chromosome 2L, ASM438214v1, whole genome shotgun sequence harbors:
- the LOC117149690 gene encoding uncharacterized protein LOC117149690 — its product is MSAVPMKAFLAGLFLLANAWHITAVNEQHQKHHLQCWHCSSDTIGAEDFCDVTFQEDNIPTDLIKERNINLLRSCNGTINSDHERAVCRKTVEENNGKLITKRFCYYTNKSDPVELCNITSPEKNVRRIFCEDCLTDRCNGAFAGASILEMLLLLPIAGLIQQLAI
- the LOC117144075 gene encoding uncharacterized protein LOC117144075, translated to MWQGHKEKPTSTRSMAREVVHPERPLPPWSRLLEHNAEGCLRKRSGEKEEHYEVEISNHLWSLWGSTQQVKPGENSSSSEAASGSTSPPGQALACCVLACCAGSYQSLDSWNSSALDKIMSNGRCYYDESLATRQHWNRTGQLCLECLNTTCFLDGHEFWVDIEKLCTGKLYSRTKSLGSALSKFFGQHLQTGILQLRDQALAFGFIPEFASGGAFFLFHCQARGRPLFKDCESAPYVLRMRKLQQLLYCMLITLDERRHNVPFRIYKVGCVPRAN
- the LOC117149706 gene encoding uncharacterized protein LOC117149706, with translation MIATLLLVFPLLFMPSDATLGTQVISYDNKRMLQLIEDFNGTVTEQLFLVVSTWGKLKADYPRDVAKIEDLEETLQHVVCRKERNVTVRHHLQGYLIREQIREHLETLNSSDLFQRALQSEDHELGKWQLALGQHSRKLHCVLKPDQLTRVLEGVIRRTYTLEGSTRLAALLYQLYIGNRDSYATMVEAELMLYERYKSGGKNSQEFSGYMAKLWQSIQIEEFYPGLDQNTKQRLVDAIIDLLQFL